From Pagrus major chromosome 2, Pma_NU_1.0, one genomic window encodes:
- the rbm7 gene encoding RNA-binding protein 7, with amino-acid sequence MGIEDETDRTLFIRNLDSRVTEELLFELFVQAGPLIKTKIPKDADGKQKTFGFAVYKHEVSAPYAVQLLNGTSLHGRTLHVQFRSGSSHSSSPGNSQNSSPVNTPNPHGQRTPIQFSSPPYTPPPQMQRSYSSPDNLQKHAMMNNMMWQLHMQQLEQLNGGLSTPLQRQASAGGNSGRGGSRQQSNAPYRHQPSQIHSGGRNQRYAEEPGSNRHQQHGHSRDNYHHQNDRSGNRHHSSRGGSRHHDERGGSRGYQDTRWRR; translated from the exons ATGGGAATAGAGGATGAAACGGACCGGACGCTCTTCATAAGAAATCTGGACTCGAGAGTGACGGAGGAGCTGCTGTTCGAGCTGTTTGTACAG gCAGGACCTCTCATCAAAACTAAAATTCCTAAAGACGCGGAtgggaaacagaaaacatttggtttCGCCGTTTACAAACATGAGGTGTCCGCGCCGTACGCCGTGCAGCTACTCAACGGGACATCGCTCCATGGGAGAACTCTTCATGTGCAGTTCAGATCAG GTAGCAGTCATAGCAGCAGTCCAGGGAACTCGCAGAATTCAAGTCCTGTAAATACCCCAAATCCCCATGGCCAAAG GACCCCAATCCAGTTCAGTTCCCCACCGTATACTCCTCCGCCCCAGATGCAGCGGTCCTATTCATCTCCTGATAATCTGCAGAAGCATGCCATg ATGAACAACATGATGTGGCAGCTCCACATGCAGCAGCTTGAGCAGTTGAATGGCGGTCTCTCCACGCCTCTGCAGAGGCAGGCGTCCGCAGGTGGAAATTCTGGCAGAGGGGGCTCAAGGCAACAGAGTAACGCCCCGTATCGACATCAGCCGTCCCAGATACACAGCGGTGGCAGAAATCAGCGCTACGCGGAGGAGCCGGGTTCCAACCGTCATCAGCAACACGGCCACAGCCGGGACAACTATCACCACCAGAACGACAGGAGCGGCAACCGccaccacagcagcagaggcGGAAGCAGACACCATGACGAAAGGGGTGGCAGCCGTGGCTACCAAGATACTAGGTGGCGGCGGTAA